One window of Metamycoplasma arthritidis genomic DNA carries:
- a CDS encoding Sapep family Mn(2+)-dependent dipeptidase, translating to MNKYKEYLQSEKEFAGMVNNIAKLCSIPSISIYKKDTIYPYGESVDKALNFTLNLAKSFGFRVYKDPANHYGFAQIGYSEKIIGILVHLDVVPAGDESKWVSSAFNPIIKDGELFGRGSLDDKGPAIINLYAMKYILDNNLLNENWSIRIIFGLSEETNMHSMKCYLHDFGAPYISYTPDGVWPLIYAEKMIYHVNLWFPKIDDLTLNGGEVINQIPELLNIKYSKLHKLYAYLNKGDFSYQNESETLILTGKSGHASEPSKGENVIIKFFKALVASDSDMRHYPIVKFIAENFSDGNFNLPKVFANCEDFSGKLTANIGMIKTTAENYVLSIDMRVPVTYDISQMSDGLNKYLSKLNHKIAIEYLAHKPSKLIAKDHKLVKLLMQTYNDVTDSKAEPIAIGGGTYARLIDTCVAFGSTRFMNMMHGTNERFTYSEMKEALEIYINALIKLQEYDNL from the coding sequence ATGAATAAATACAAAGAATATTTACAAAGTGAAAAAGAATTTGCCGGAATGGTTAACAATATTGCAAAACTATGTTCCATTCCTTCAATTAGTATATATAAAAAAGACACCATCTATCCATATGGCGAAAGTGTCGATAAAGCCTTGAATTTCACCTTAAATCTAGCAAAGAGTTTTGGCTTTCGTGTTTACAAAGACCCTGCAAATCATTATGGCTTTGCTCAAATTGGCTATAGTGAAAAAATTATTGGCATCTTAGTTCATCTTGATGTTGTTCCTGCTGGCGATGAAAGCAAATGAGTAAGTAGTGCTTTTAATCCCATTATTAAAGATGGCGAACTTTTTGGCCGTGGTAGTTTAGATGATAAAGGGCCGGCTATTATTAATTTGTATGCTATGAAATATATCTTAGATAACAACCTTCTTAACGAAAATTGATCAATAAGAATCATTTTTGGGCTTTCTGAAGAAACTAATATGCATTCAATGAAATGCTATTTACATGATTTTGGTGCCCCTTATATTTCTTATACGCCCGATGGTGTTTGACCACTAATTTACGCAGAAAAAATGATTTACCATGTTAATTTATGATTTCCCAAAATTGATGATTTAACATTAAATGGTGGTGAGGTTATTAACCAGATTCCTGAGCTCTTAAATATCAAGTATTCGAAACTTCACAAATTATATGCTTATTTAAATAAAGGCGATTTTAGTTATCAAAACGAATCAGAAACTTTAATTCTAACTGGCAAAAGTGGACATGCTTCTGAACCTTCGAAAGGTGAGAATGTAATTATTAAGTTTTTCAAAGCATTAGTTGCAAGCGATAGCGATATGCGTCATTATCCTATTGTTAAATTTATTGCAGAAAACTTTAGTGATGGCAATTTCAATTTGCCCAAAGTTTTTGCGAACTGCGAAGATTTTTCAGGTAAACTAACTGCAAACATTGGCATGATTAAAACCACTGCTGAAAATTATGTTTTAAGTATTGATATGCGCGTTCCAGTTACTTATGATATTTCACAAATGTCTGATGGCTTAAATAAATACCTAAGCAAGTTAAATCACAAAATTGCTATCGAATATTTAGCGCATAAGCCTTCTAAATTAATTGCTAAAGATCATAAGCTTGTAAAGCTTCTAATGCAAACTTACAACGATGTTACTGATTCTAAAGCAGAACCAATTGCCATTGGCGGCGGCACTTATGCAAGATTAATTGACACATGTGTTGCGTTTGGATCAACACGCTTTATGAATATGATGCATGGCACCAATGAACGTTTCACTTATAGTGAAATGAAAGAAGCGCTTGAAATTTACATTAATGCTTTAATTAAATTACAAGAATATGACAATTTATAA
- a CDS encoding YneF family protein, producing the protein MPVYGIVLLVILPIIGVIGGIFGGIFIAKKKYEKELKENPPINEKMIRIMYQQMGRKASEAQVKQVMRSIKNAK; encoded by the coding sequence ATGCCAGTTTATGGAATTGTTTTATTAGTAATCTTGCCAATTATTGGGGTAATAGGCGGAATTTTTGGGGGTATTTTTATTGCTAAGAAAAAATACGAAAAAGAGTTAAAAGAAAACCCACCTATTAACGAAAAAATGATTCGAATCATGTACCAACAAATGGGCCGTAAAGCATCTGAAGCACAAGTAAAACAAGTAATGCGCTCAATTAAAAACGCAAAATAA
- a CDS encoding MSC_0882 family membrane protein — translation MSLKPIYSGDPKLSPNSAGTATLTNRLIEESIQTRALSHGTKLKDPAGVIPNGIYKVFEAEQNLKWTMIVLNAILFTIALVSVFLFAYKPNLFVDLSAGKKISWAWYLFPAFAFLISIYFIVIESIELMGIKKSVVAYRESINSGSTVTPPFISILYYKLSMTQVKRTWIVVAILFYMGLYTIIFWALQDAKWGILDFDKWIHASFPNPNAVVYMLCGIMATVLILYIINTFFRKKRMVDIQSFFGNEVIDYNDLQDKKTKANRFYAKIFFISVLVLLILPFILYIILKKFVLKGKS, via the coding sequence ATGAGTCTAAAACCAATTTATAGCGGCGATCCTAAATTAAGTCCTAACTCGGCAGGGACTGCGACTTTAACAAATAGGTTAATTGAAGAAAGCATTCAAACAAGAGCATTAAGCCACGGTACTAAATTAAAAGATCCCGCTGGCGTAATTCCTAATGGCATTTACAAAGTGTTTGAAGCCGAACAAAATTTAAAATGAACAATGATTGTTTTGAATGCCATTTTATTTACTATCGCATTAGTTTCCGTTTTCTTGTTTGCTTATAAACCCAATTTATTTGTTGATCTTAGCGCCGGAAAAAAAATTTCTTGAGCTTGATATCTCTTTCCTGCTTTTGCTTTTTTAATTAGCATTTATTTCATCGTTATTGAAAGCATTGAGCTAATGGGCATTAAAAAAAGTGTTGTGGCTTATCGCGAAAGTATTAATAGCGGCTCAACTGTTACTCCACCTTTTATTTCTATTCTTTACTACAAACTTTCGATGACGCAAGTAAAAAGAACTTGAATTGTCGTAGCAATCTTGTTTTACATGGGGCTTTATACAATTATTTTTTGAGCATTGCAAGATGCCAAATGAGGAATTCTTGATTTTGATAAGTGGATTCACGCTTCATTTCCAAATCCGAATGCCGTGGTTTACATGCTTTGTGGTATAATGGCAACAGTATTAATTTTGTATATTATCAACACATTTTTTAGAAAAAAACGTATGGTTGATATTCAATCTTTTTTTGGAAACGAAGTAATTGATTACAACGATTTACAAGATAAAAAAACAAAAGCCAATCGTTTTTACGCCAAAATATTTTTTATTAGTGTTCTAGTGCTATTAATACTTCCCTTTATTCTTTATATTATTTTGAAAAAATTTGTTTTGAAAGGAAAATCATAA
- the lepA gene encoding translation elongation factor 4, with product MTNDKIRNFAIIAHIDHGKSTLADRILEFTSTVSARESKAQILDSMELEQERGITIKLNAVQIKYKDYIFHLIDTPGHVDFTYEVSRSLAACEGALLLVDATQGIQAQTLANVYLAMEHDLEIIPIINKIDLPSADPERVKAEIENIIGIDASNAILISAKTGANIDKVIEAIIEKVPCPKEADSTKPLEALIFDSYFDNYRGVVILTRIFNGEVKVGDEIYFMQTKKSYFVTELGVKNPNEVKKDKLSAGEVGWISASIRDVKDVSVGDTLTLANNKLTTPLPGYKKLKPVVYTGFYPVDTRDYNDLKDALEKISLSDSSIVWEPETSKALGFGFRIGFLGLLHMDVLQERLEREFNLDIIATAPSVEFVVTLTNGDVQYITNPSLFPDRSTIKSIEEPFIKASIFLSDEYLGAIMELCQQKRGKYIDIEYIDDHRRKLIYELPLNEIIFDFFDLMKSYSKGYASFEYDFIGLRESDLVKVDILLNGEKIDALAMIVHRDFAYNKSRDLTEKLKEVIPRQNFEIPVQAAIGAKIIARETIKSYRKDVTAKLYGGDVTRRQKLLKKQKLGKKRMKSIGTVEVPQEAFLAILKTDTSKKRE from the coding sequence ATGACAAATGACAAAATTAGAAACTTCGCAATAATTGCCCACATTGATCACGGGAAAAGTACCTTAGCTGATCGAATTTTAGAATTTACCAGTACTGTTAGCGCTAGAGAAAGTAAAGCCCAAATTCTTGACTCGATGGAACTAGAACAAGAAAGAGGGATTACAATTAAATTAAATGCTGTACAAATCAAATATAAAGATTATATTTTTCACTTGATTGATACGCCAGGACACGTCGATTTTACCTACGAAGTAAGCCGTTCTTTAGCAGCATGCGAAGGAGCTTTATTATTGGTCGATGCCACTCAAGGAATTCAAGCACAAACTTTGGCTAATGTTTACTTAGCGATGGAGCATGATCTTGAAATTATTCCAATTATTAATAAAATTGACTTGCCAAGCGCTGATCCGGAACGAGTAAAAGCCGAAATTGAAAATATTATTGGTATTGATGCTTCAAACGCAATATTAATTTCAGCTAAAACTGGCGCTAACATTGACAAAGTAATAGAAGCGATTATTGAAAAAGTGCCTTGCCCTAAGGAAGCTGATAGCACTAAACCATTAGAAGCTTTAATTTTTGATAGCTACTTTGATAATTATCGCGGGGTAGTTATCTTAACCAGAATCTTCAATGGTGAAGTTAAAGTAGGCGACGAAATTTATTTCATGCAAACCAAGAAAAGTTATTTTGTTACTGAACTTGGAGTAAAAAATCCTAACGAAGTTAAAAAAGATAAACTAAGTGCCGGTGAAGTAGGGTGAATTAGTGCTTCAATTCGCGATGTGAAAGATGTTAGTGTAGGTGACACTTTAACTTTGGCTAACAATAAACTAACCACTCCATTGCCTGGGTATAAAAAACTAAAACCAGTGGTTTATACTGGATTTTACCCGGTTGACACTCGTGATTACAATGATCTAAAAGATGCGCTTGAAAAAATTAGTTTATCTGATTCTTCAATTGTTTGAGAACCAGAAACTTCAAAAGCATTAGGATTTGGCTTTCGAATTGGTTTTCTTGGACTTTTACACATGGATGTTTTACAAGAACGTCTTGAACGAGAATTCAATTTGGATATTATCGCCACTGCTCCTTCTGTAGAGTTCGTAGTAACTTTAACAAATGGTGATGTTCAATACATTACTAACCCATCACTATTTCCTGATCGAAGCACTATCAAAAGTATTGAAGAGCCTTTTATCAAAGCTTCAATCTTTTTGAGTGATGAATATTTGGGGGCAATCATGGAACTTTGCCAACAAAAAAGAGGCAAATACATTGATATTGAATATATTGATGATCATCGTCGCAAGCTAATCTATGAACTGCCACTAAACGAAATAATTTTTGACTTTTTTGATTTAATGAAAAGTTATTCAAAAGGATATGCCTCATTTGAATATGACTTCATTGGTTTAAGAGAAAGTGATCTAGTTAAGGTTGATATTTTGCTAAATGGTGAAAAAATTGATGCTTTGGCAATGATTGTGCATCGTGATTTTGCTTATAACAAAAGCCGTGACTTAACAGAAAAATTAAAAGAAGTAATTCCTCGACAAAATTTTGAAATTCCTGTCCAAGCCGCAATCGGTGCTAAAATAATAGCAAGAGAAACAATTAAAAGTTATCGTAAAGATGTTACTGCCAAACTATATGGTGGTGACGTAACAAGAAGGCAAAAACTTCTTAAAAAGCAAAAACTTGGTAAAAAAAGAATGAAATCAATCGGAACAGTCGAAGTGCCACAAGAAGCCTTTTTAGCAATTCTTAAAACTGACACTTCAAAGAAAAGAGAGTAA
- a CDS encoding cation-translocating P-type ATPase — MNKNTNNSPKTTNEKLQYNQNYLNTNIKNGLDSSEVKKRQEEFGKNALEQVKKQNWFLAYLSQFKDVLVIILLAATLFSYVLAIVKGVQENWVSSAELTVSFIEPTIILFVVLTNSLIGAIQEIKSSQAIEALKKLTPLQAKVIRDGNLITINAEDITIGDVVLIESGDVVPADGFLLQASNLSMIESSLTGESEPTKKDHTIPRDLNLPIAERPFQVFSSSIVATGTGYMVVSEIGKNTELGKISSLVSTQTETISPLQHKIGKLGKIFGFAGIALFFLSTIMQIIFQAISKSSFANTTFWATTIINGISLAVAAIPEGLIAFTSIILAIGIQRMAKRKAIVKNLMAVESLGSCSVICSDKTGTLTQNKMTVVNLFANGLELSLSKWNDENFLELVEYGALCTEANLINENNSYKEAGDPTEIALLYMLEKHSNFVTKKELEKAYPRLLTLPFDSDRKLMTTINKINNKNIVIVKGAPDILINRCNNISTEDNKKILQINDQWSNKAYRVIALAKSEISEDNLSEVSNATLEEQYKKLESNLTFIGLIAMIDPPRESSRQSIELCKAAGIKPIMITGDNINTARAIATDLGIYNEGDLAINGLELAKLSDDELYENIEKYSVYARVVPEDKLRIVRAWQRKYQVVAMTGDGVNDAPALKAADIGCAMGITGTEASKQAADMILSDDNFSTVVHAVENGRSVYQKIKNVIQNLLITSIAEIVLVFFGLIIFKAIFNEQINALVQINSNFEFYILGATQLLWINLFTHGFPAIALGLQDSKDNYMNKRPISKYESIFARGMGWNTLWQGLLIGILSLVGYYLGAIYAINIGSPENFVKAGSTVAFLILGITATFNAINLMTKKPAILSSPLYYWKVYCSVIFSLTFLLLVSFIKPIANVFKIADLASHKMLMIYSFALPLIIIPIYLIHKLIVLYYDKKHNTTNKIVKFELILPPKQKSKSHIAK; from the coding sequence ATGAATAAGAATACTAATAACTCACCCAAAACTACTAATGAAAAATTGCAATATAATCAAAATTATTTAAATACTAATATTAAAAATGGTCTTGATAGCAGCGAGGTAAAAAAACGTCAAGAAGAATTCGGAAAAAATGCTTTAGAACAGGTAAAAAAACAAAATTGGTTTTTAGCATATTTGTCGCAATTTAAAGATGTTCTAGTCATTATTTTATTAGCTGCTACTCTATTTTCTTATGTTTTAGCAATTGTTAAAGGCGTTCAAGAGAATTGAGTTTCTAGTGCTGAACTTACAGTCAGTTTCATAGAACCTACAATTATTTTATTTGTGGTCCTGACGAATTCACTCATTGGAGCGATTCAAGAAATAAAAAGTTCGCAAGCGATTGAAGCTTTAAAAAAATTGACGCCTTTACAAGCCAAAGTTATTCGTGACGGTAATTTAATCACGATTAACGCTGAAGACATTACTATTGGCGATGTTGTTTTAATTGAATCAGGCGATGTTGTTCCTGCAGATGGTTTTTTACTTCAAGCTTCCAATCTATCTATGATTGAAAGTTCGTTGACAGGAGAAAGTGAACCGACTAAAAAAGATCACACTATTCCTAGAGATCTAAACTTGCCAATTGCTGAACGACCATTCCAAGTTTTTTCATCTTCAATCGTAGCAACTGGAACTGGTTATATGGTTGTTTCAGAAATTGGAAAAAACACTGAACTTGGTAAAATTTCTTCTTTAGTATCAACTCAAACCGAAACCATTAGTCCATTGCAACACAAAATTGGAAAGCTTGGCAAAATATTTGGATTTGCGGGGATTGCACTATTTTTCCTAAGCACAATTATGCAAATTATCTTTCAGGCGATTTCAAAAAGCTCATTTGCAAATACGACATTTTGGGCAACTACTATTATTAACGGAATATCACTAGCAGTAGCTGCTATACCCGAAGGATTAATTGCGTTCACTTCCATAATTTTAGCAATTGGTATTCAAAGAATGGCAAAGCGTAAAGCTATTGTTAAAAATTTAATGGCAGTTGAATCACTTGGTAGTTGTTCTGTTATCTGTTCTGATAAAACTGGAACCCTTACACAAAATAAAATGACTGTAGTTAACCTTTTTGCTAATGGTTTAGAGTTAAGTTTAAGTAAATGAAATGATGAAAACTTTCTTGAGCTAGTTGAATATGGTGCGCTTTGCACTGAAGCTAATTTGATAAATGAAAATAACAGCTATAAAGAAGCCGGTGATCCAACCGAAATTGCTTTGCTTTACATGTTAGAAAAACATTCTAATTTTGTAACTAAAAAAGAACTAGAAAAAGCATATCCACGACTATTAACATTGCCATTTGATAGTGATCGAAAATTGATGACTACAATTAACAAAATAAACAATAAAAACATCGTTATTGTTAAAGGTGCTCCTGATATTCTTATTAATCGTTGCAACAACATAAGTACTGAAGACAACAAAAAAATTCTACAAATTAACGACCAATGAAGCAATAAAGCATATCGTGTTATTGCGCTTGCTAAAAGTGAAATTTCAGAAGATAATTTAAGTGAAGTTTCAAATGCTACTTTGGAAGAACAATATAAAAAATTAGAAAGCAATTTAACATTCATTGGACTAATCGCCATGATAGATCCTCCAAGAGAAAGCTCACGTCAATCAATTGAACTATGTAAGGCGGCCGGAATCAAGCCAATTATGATTACTGGCGATAACATTAATACAGCAAGAGCGATTGCAACTGACTTAGGAATCTACAATGAAGGGGATTTAGCAATTAATGGCTTGGAGTTAGCTAAGCTAAGTGATGATGAGCTATACGAAAATATTGAAAAATACTCAGTATATGCCCGAGTAGTTCCCGAAGATAAATTAAGGATTGTAAGGGCATGGCAACGTAAATATCAAGTAGTTGCCATGACCGGTGATGGCGTTAACGATGCCCCGGCTCTAAAGGCGGCTGATATCGGTTGTGCTATGGGAATAACGGGAACCGAAGCTTCTAAACAAGCTGCTGATATGATTCTTTCAGATGATAATTTTTCAACTGTTGTACACGCTGTAGAAAACGGGCGTTCAGTTTATCAAAAAATTAAGAATGTTATTCAAAACTTACTAATAACTTCCATTGCAGAAATTGTTTTAGTATTCTTTGGCCTAATAATATTTAAAGCAATTTTTAATGAACAAATCAATGCCTTAGTACAAATTAATTCTAACTTTGAATTCTATATTTTAGGGGCAACTCAATTGCTATGAATTAACCTATTTACTCACGGTTTTCCAGCGATTGCTCTAGGGTTGCAAGATTCAAAAGACAATTATATGAATAAGCGGCCAATTTCAAAGTATGAATCAATATTTGCTAGAGGGATGGGATGAAACACTCTTTGACAAGGTTTGCTAATTGGCATTCTTTCTCTAGTTGGCTACTACTTGGGCGCAATTTATGCAATTAATATTGGTAGTCCTGAAAACTTTGTTAAAGCTGGTTCAACTGTTGCTTTTCTTATCTTGGGAATAACCGCCACTTTTAATGCTATCAATTTAATGACTAAAAAACCAGCCATCCTTTCATCACCTTTGTATTACTGAAAAGTATATTGCTCTGTCATATTCTCATTAACATTCTTACTATTAGTTTCATTTATTAAACCAATTGCTAACGTCTTTAAAATCGCTGACTTAGCATCACATAAAATGCTAATGATTTATTCATTTGCCTTGCCGCTAATCATCATCCCAATTTATTTAATTCATAAACTTATTGTGTTGTATTACGATAAAAAACATAACACTACAAACAAAATCGTTAAATTCGAATTAATCCTTCCTCCAAAACAAAAATCAAAATCACATATTGCTAAATAA
- a CDS encoding Cof-type HAD-IIB family hydrolase, with the protein MNFKPQAYFVDLDGTMLDLPKKEERISEQNIKTISSLNSNGRPVIISTGRANSDFVLNLAKKINAPYVICQNGGIIVDQNNKILKINEIKKDTVAEILKILIAEKMFFIINSGNTLYGPNRKLKLIRPWVKNLNSVNYDNLPKIEDATKIITFGKTKRGILRLKEKLAAMFINVSLHIVSKGYSIEINDFNATKGIAAKFVCEIMNIDPKKAVHIGDSGNDVTTIPYLGAFVAMKNSPKNIKKLTEHIGPCYKKGGVAKVLKSLE; encoded by the coding sequence ATGAACTTTAAACCTCAAGCATATTTTGTTGATCTAGATGGCACAATGCTAGACCTACCCAAAAAAGAAGAGCGCATTAGTGAACAAAACATTAAAACAATAAGTAGCTTAAATTCTAATGGCCGCCCTGTTATTATTTCAACCGGAAGAGCTAATTCAGACTTTGTTCTTAATTTAGCAAAAAAAATTAACGCACCTTATGTTATTTGCCAAAACGGCGGGATTATTGTTGACCAGAACAATAAAATCTTAAAAATTAACGAAATAAAAAAAGACACTGTTGCCGAAATTTTAAAAATTTTAATTGCAGAAAAAATGTTTTTTATTATCAATAGTGGCAATACTTTATATGGTCCTAACCGCAAATTAAAATTGATTCGGCCATGAGTTAAAAATCTGAATAGTGTTAACTACGATAATCTTCCTAAAATTGAAGATGCTACGAAAATTATTACCTTTGGCAAAACCAAACGTGGAATTTTAAGATTAAAAGAAAAATTAGCGGCGATGTTTATTAATGTTTCATTGCATATTGTTTCAAAAGGATATTCAATTGAAATCAATGATTTTAACGCCACTAAAGGAATTGCTGCTAAATTTGTATGTGAGATTATGAACATTGATCCAAAAAAAGCAGTTCATATTGGCGATTCTGGTAATGATGTAACTACCATTCCATATTTAGGGGCTTTTGTTGCTATGAAAAATAGCCCTAAGAACATTAAAAAACTAACCGAGCATATCGGGCCTTGTTACAAAAAAGGCGGCGTTGCCAAAGTTCTTAAGAGTCTAGAATAA
- a CDS encoding thioredoxin family protein — protein sequence MITKTTKADLENRHLTGKAILAFRAKWCPPCQMMGPELEKLALENPDINVFDFDIDEEVVFAREMGVSSIPSLFIYQDGVQINNTVGYIPATSLVKLFK from the coding sequence ATGATTACAAAAACTACCAAAGCTGATTTAGAAAATCGTCACCTAACTGGTAAGGCCATTCTAGCTTTTCGTGCTAAATGATGTCCTCCTTGCCAAATGATGGGTCCTGAACTTGAAAAACTAGCATTAGAAAACCCAGACATCAATGTTTTTGACTTTGACATTGACGAAGAAGTTGTTTTTGCTCGTGAAATGGGCGTAAGCAGCATTCCTTCGCTATTCATTTATCAAGATGGGGTACAAATAAATAATACTGTGGGTTACATTCCTGCTACTAGCTTAGTAAAACTATTTAAATAA
- a CDS encoding thioredoxin family protein: MIIKTTKVDLENRHLTGKTILAFRAKWCPACQMIGPELEKLVSENPDINVFDFDIDEEGAFAREMGVSSTPTLFIFQDGMQINNNVGYIPATSLVKLFK, from the coding sequence ATGATTATAAAAACTACTAAAGTTGATTTAGAAAATCGTCACCTAACTGGCAAAACTATTCTAGCTTTTCGCGCTAAATGATGCCCAGCTTGTCAAATGATCGGCCCCGAGCTTGAAAAATTAGTGTCAGAAAACCCAGATATCAATGTTTTTGACTTTGACATTGATGAAGAAGGAGCTTTCGCTCGTGAAATGGGTGTAAGTAGCACTCCTACACTATTTATTTTTCAAGATGGAATGCAAATAAATAATAATGTAGGTTATATTCCTGCTACTAGCTTAGTAAAACTATTTAAATAA
- the proS gene encoding proline--tRNA ligase: MKKLEKITPQQEDFAKWYTDVIKNGDLMAYGSSKGAIIFKPLSFGIWDNIRKIADEKFKEKDVANVYLPLLIPEGLLQKEKDHLEGFNPELATVTEVGGKKLAEKFFIRPTSEVLFADFFRNEIESHNDLPLIYNQWVNVLRWEKTTNPFLRTREFLWQEGHTMHANSAEAIKLTYEMLNVYIDLVQNYLAIPVIAGNKTEHEKFSGADFTLTIEAMMKDGKALQSGTSHYLAQNFTKAFEIAFKNKNNEQEFAYGTSWGISTRLLGALIMTHGDDRGIIIPPKIAPVQIDIIEILAKKDPKVHEVALEITKKLNKVFAVKLDDSDKSPGFKAANSEIHGTPLRIEVGPNDLINNQVTFVRRDKIEKISVPLDKIEARAKEILDSIQSNLFTMASQRIKNNLEIVTSYDEFKKAIANNKWAVTFFEGTSQDEVKIKEETGASTRCIPFDSLISISKGKCFYTGKETERVVIFAKAY, translated from the coding sequence ATGAAAAAATTAGAAAAAATTACTCCACAACAGGAAGATTTTGCAAAGTGATACACTGATGTTATTAAAAATGGTGATTTAATGGCTTATGGATCGTCTAAGGGGGCAATTATTTTTAAACCATTATCATTTGGCATTTGAGATAACATACGTAAAATTGCTGATGAAAAATTCAAAGAAAAAGATGTTGCAAACGTTTATTTGCCACTACTAATACCTGAAGGATTGCTGCAAAAAGAAAAAGATCATCTTGAAGGTTTTAATCCCGAACTTGCAACCGTTACTGAAGTTGGCGGTAAAAAATTAGCAGAAAAATTTTTTATTAGACCTACTAGTGAGGTATTATTTGCTGACTTTTTCCGTAATGAAATTGAATCACACAATGATCTACCGTTAATTTATAATCAATGAGTAAATGTGCTAAGATGAGAAAAAACTACTAATCCATTTTTAAGAACAAGAGAGTTTTTATGACAAGAAGGGCACACAATGCATGCTAATAGTGCCGAAGCTATAAAGCTAACTTATGAAATGTTAAATGTTTATATTGATCTTGTTCAAAATTACTTAGCTATTCCCGTTATTGCCGGCAACAAAACTGAGCACGAAAAATTTTCTGGTGCCGATTTTACTTTGACAATTGAAGCAATGATGAAAGATGGAAAAGCTTTACAATCAGGAACAAGTCACTACTTAGCACAAAATTTCACTAAGGCCTTTGAGATTGCTTTTAAAAATAAAAATAATGAACAAGAATTTGCTTACGGTACTAGTTGAGGAATTTCGACTAGATTATTAGGTGCTTTAATTATGACTCACGGCGATGACCGCGGCATTATTATTCCTCCTAAAATAGCGCCAGTCCAAATTGATATTATTGAAATTTTGGCTAAGAAAGATCCAAAAGTTCATGAAGTTGCTTTAGAGATTACAAAAAAATTGAATAAAGTCTTCGCCGTTAAATTAGATGATTCTGATAAAAGCCCAGGATTTAAAGCCGCTAATTCTGAAATCCATGGTACACCATTACGAATTGAAGTTGGTCCTAATGATTTAATTAACAATCAAGTCACCTTTGTGAGACGCGATAAGATTGAAAAAATTTCAGTTCCACTTGATAAAATAGAGGCGCGTGCAAAAGAAATCTTGGATAGTATTCAAAGCAATTTGTTCACAATGGCTAGTCAAAGAATTAAAAATAATCTTGAGATTGTAACAAGTTACGATGAGTTTAAAAAAGCGATCGCTAATAACAAATGAGCAGTAACGTTTTTTGAAGGAACTAGTCAAGATGAAGTCAAAATTAAAGAGGAAACTGGCGCTTCAACAAGATGCATCCCTTTTGATTCTTTAATTTCCATAAGCAAAGGTAAATGTTTTTATACGGGCAAAGAAACTGAACGTGTAGTAATATTCGCTAAAGCTTATTAA